From Plasmodium relictum strain SGS1 genome assembly, chromosome: 8, the proteins below share one genomic window:
- a CDS encoding dolichyl-phosphate-mannose protein mannosyltransferase, putative, translating to MICHFFIKLYFFYSLLKIYNCLYVTDGSSIILENIGTKYKLFSTDMKWGTGSGNQLVTAVTTNNNEDDLLWTVNVYEEGKSFTGNKINCDEIITLKHVKSNGYLIGSKHDSILSNNYELSVHKNNESGKFQVVCENKKNSSYWEIGRNVFLKSVNHNGYISTSKNYEFNQYNCHNCPILYHLEACIMKYNYQKDEQKWRAKSGVIITHYNEDINENYSSDEL from the exons ttttttattaagttgtattttttttattcgttattaaaaatatataattgtcTCTACGTAACGGATGGTAGTTCtattattttagaaaatataggaacaaaatataa gCTTTTTTCAACAGATATGAAATGGGGAACAGGTTCAGGAAATCAATTAGTG ACAGCTGTAActacaaataataatgagGATGATTTATTGTGGACGGTAAATGTTTATGAAg aaggAAAAAGTTTTACtggaaataaaataaattgcGATGAAATTATTACACTGAAGCATGTGAAATCTAATGGATATTTAATAGGTTCTAAACACGATTCAATATTATCTAATAATTATGaa TTAAGTGTTCATAAAAACAATGAATCTGGAAAGTTTCAAGTAGTTTgtgagaataaaaaaaatagctcTTATTGGGAAATAGGAAGAAATGTTTTCTTAAAAAGTGTAAATCATAATGGATATATATCTACAAGCAAAAATTAtga attCAATCAATATAACTGTCATAATTGTCCAATATTGTACCACTTAGAAGCATgcataatgaaatataattatcAAAAAGATGAACAGAAATGGAGAGCTAAATCT GGAGTAATTATTACACATTATAATGAggatataaatgaaaattatagtAGTGATGAACTTTAG
- a CDS encoding 50S ribosomal protein L22, mitochondrial, putative — translation MLSNLSKIINNNFFLINKKYINTNVQLRNPYYRKKGFWEWRRRIIHRYNEKRYIKKNIKPKIKDKDELSIKNKKEDVYWTFKVYQLKISLRNLYNFGRLIKGLHLEDAIVFLESIPQIRINSILNSLLNSKEKIINNFNGDASRLYVDNVQIHYNTPMKYIKYHAMGHFGLVKSYRNTFTYTIKQMNIQEFYHKIFIRGNVPRTLSHNMRLYLNQNRINKNTLIEWYPYICANSRYYFREKLRYLNNMYQFDYYKSRRKWIQNYFNNIERRTNELKLQRNIINEKIKE, via the coding sequence ATGTTAAGTAATTtaagtaaaataattaacaataatttttttttaataaataaaaagtatataaataCAAATGTTCAACTAAGAAATCCATATTACAGAAAAAAAGGATTTTGGGAATGGAGAAGAAGAATTATTCATAGATACAAcgaaaaaagatatataaaaaaaaatataaaacctAAAATAAAGGATAAAGATGAAttaagtataaaaaataaaaaagaagatgtTTATTGGACTTTTAAAGTAtatcaattaaaaattagtttaagaaatttatataattttggTAGATTAATCAAAGGGCTTCATTTAGAAGATGCTATAGTGTTTTTAGAATCTATTCCtcaaataagaataaatagCATACtaaattctttattaaattctaaggaaaaaattataaataacttCAATGGAGATGCTTCAAGACTATATGTTGATAATGTGCAAATACATTATAATACCCcaatgaaatatattaagtATCATGCAATGGGTCACTTTGGTCTAGTAAAAAGTTACAGAAATACTTTTACTTATACTATTAAACAAATGAATATACAAGAATTTtatcataaaatatttattagaGGAAATGTTCCTAGAACTTTATCTCATAACATGAGATTATATTTGAATCAAAATAGAATTAATAAGAATACGTTAATTGAATGGTATCCATATATATGTGCAAATTCTAGATATTATTTCAGAGAAAAATTAAGATATCTAAATAATATGTATCAATTTGATTATTACAAATCAAGACGTAAATGGATACAAAATTATTTCAATAATATTGAAAGAAGAacaaatgaattaaaattacaaaggaatataataaatgaaaaaataaaagaataa
- the ISP1 gene encoding inner membrane complex sub-compartment protein 1, putative codes for MGNIVSCCSLDDNKKNINEDEFLENFSNNEINEFKRRLKNNIQVVVLLQDGTKLPCNLQANFHEKTLCISCQQKVRMINFSDIRSLLYGEEQLKRVETQANLINDNCCLALHLDDSGNCIPIKFGSVKEKNLFIFVMKDYKKSS; via the exons atggGAAATATTGTATCTTGTTGTTCACTAGacgataataaaaaaaatataaatgaagatGAATTTTTGGAAA atttttcaaataatgaaataaatgaatttaaaaggcgattaaaaaataatatacaagTAGTTGTTTTGCTACAG gaTGGTACGAAATTACCTTGCAATTTACAAGCTAATTTTCATGAAAAGACATTATGTATATCGTGCCAAcaaaaa GTAAGAATGATAAATTTCAGCGATATACGATCCTTATTATATGGGGAAGAACAATTAAAGCGTGTTGAGACTCAAGCAAATTTGATAAATGATAACTGCTGCTTAGCTTTACATTTAGATGATAGTGGTAATTGCATACCTATAAAATTTGGATCAgttaaggaaaaaaatttattcatttttgttATGAAAGATTACAAAAAAAGTTCTTAG
- a CDS encoding proteasome subunit beta type-5, putative, with product MIESENFMKEIDNLINDTEEEKINNHELQFSVAPVDIPRNFIKDAKTKNSKLFNFHKGTTTLAFKFKEGIIVAVDSRSSMGSLISSQYVEKIIEINKNILGTMAGGAADCFYWEKYLGKIIKVYELRNNDKISVRAASTILSNILYQYKGYGLCCGIILSGYDHTGFNMFYVDDSGKKVEGNLFSCGSGSTYAYSILDSSYDYNLNLDQAVELARNAIYHATFRDGGSGGTVRVYHIHKNGYDKIIEAEDVYDLHYHYTNPLQKDQFVM from the coding sequence atgatagaaagtgaaaattttatgaaagaAATTGATAACTTAATAAATGATACAGAagaggaaaaaataaataatcatGAATTGCAGTTTTCTGTTGCACCAGTGGATATACCAAggaattttataaaagatgcaaaaacaaaaaatagtaaattatttaattttcataaaGGTACGACAACGTTagcttttaaatttaaagaagGAATAATAGTTGCAGTAGATTCAAGATCATCAATGGGTTCTTTAATTTCTTCACAATATgttgaaaaaattattgaaataaataagaacATATTAGGAACAATGGCTGGAGGAGCAGCAGATTGTTTTTATTGGGAAAAATACTTaggaaaaataattaaagtaTATGAATTAAGAAATAATGACAAAATATCTGTTAGAGCAGCAAGTACTATATTAAGTAATATTTTGTATCAATATAAAGGATATGGATTATGCTGTGGAATAATTTTAAGCGGTTATGATCATACTGGATTTAATATGTTTTATGTTGATGATTCAGGAAAAAAAGTTGAAGGAAATTTATTTAGTTGTGGTAGTGGAAGTACATATGCTTATTCTATTTTAGATTCCTCTTatgattataatttaaacttAGATCAAGCCGTAGAACTTGCAAGAAATGCTATTTATCATGCAACTTTTAGAGATGGAGGATCAGGAGGAACAGTAAGAGTCTAccatatacataaaaatggatatgataaaattattgaaGCAGAAGATGTCTATGATTTGCATTATCATTACACAAATCCATTGCAAAAAGATCAGTTTGTAAtgtaa
- a CDS encoding DNA repair protein RAD23, putative, whose product MKIKVRTLQNNEEEINVDKDDTILDVKKKVENVLPEMPCDKQKLIFSGRILKDESKAADILNENDIVIVMVTRKIFNKSNSKENTNDTSSNALKNNDNKSNDPKTNTDNKELNTNDNINTLNNSEQKIEKNEDNKTESKENENISNAESMLLTGEKLKETIDNICAMGFERGNVEKAMILAYNNPNRAIDYLTNGFPTSNEMNENAYEREDGGNISNLSNLLMNDNLLNENQRQSLSQNPESFRNSPFFNVLRDVALSNPQRIPEILEIIGRTDPSFLEYIREHQGEFLRAIQNYSNENVENEQSNESFIEQNNQNINDQSSENYNIPITPLNENEMESIKKLESLGFPKHIALEAFIACDKNEEMAANYLFENMNDYSSE is encoded by the coding sequence atgaaaattaAAGTAAGAACTTTACAAAATAacgaagaagaaataaatgtAGATAAAGATGATACTATTTTGGATGTGAAGAAAAAGGTTGAAAACGTATTACCTGAAATGCCGTGTGATAAGCAGAAACTAATTTTTAGTGGaagaatattaaaagatgaaaGTAAAGCTGCtgatatattaaatgaaaatgatattgTTATCGTTATGGTAACTAGAAAAATATTCAATAAAAGTAATTCAAAAGAGAACACAAATGATACTTCTTCCAATGCATTAAAAAACAACGATAATAAATCTAATGATCCCAAAACAAACACAGATaacaaagaattaaatactaatgataatataaatacttTAAACAATAGTGaacaaaaaattgaaaaaaatgaggATAATAAAACAGAGAgcaaagaaaatgaaaacataAGCAATGCTGAATCAATGTTATTAACAGGAGAGAAATTAAAGGAAACTATAGACAATATTTGTGCTATGGGATTTGAAAGAGGAAATGTAGAAAAAGCGATGATTTTGGCTTATAATAATCCCAATAGAGCAATAGATTATTTAACTAATGGATTTCCTACTTCAAATGAAATGAATGAAAATGCGTACGAAAGAGAAGATGGTGGAAATATTTCCAATTTATCTAATCTTTTAATGAATGATAATTTGCTAAATGAAAATCAAAGACAATCATTATCACAAAATCCTGAATCATTTAGAAATTCacctttttttaatgttcTGAGGGATGTTGCATTATCTAACCCTCAAAGAATACCAGAAATTTTAGAAATTATTGGAAGAACTGACCCATCCTTTTTAGAATACATAAGAGAGCATCAAGGGGAATTTTTAAGAGCTATTCAAAATTACAGTAATGAAAATGTAGAAAATGAACAATCAAACGAATCATTCATTGAGCAAAACaatcaaaatataaatgatcaAAGTagtgaaaattataatatcccCATTACTCCactaaatgaaaatgaaatggaaagtattaaaaaattagaatcaTTAGGTTTTCCTAAGCATATTGCTTTAGAAGCTTTTATTGCTtgtgataaaaatgaagaaatggCTGCAAATTATTTATTCGAAAACATGAACGATTATTCTTCAGAATAA